In the Ursus arctos isolate Adak ecotype North America unplaced genomic scaffold, UrsArc2.0 scaffold_5, whole genome shotgun sequence genome, one interval contains:
- the TNFAIP8 gene encoding tumor necrosis factor alpha-induced protein 8 isoform X4 translates to MLKLVATDVFNSKNLAVQAQKKILGKMVSKSIATTLIDDTSSEVLDELYRVTKEYTQNKKEAEKIIKNLIKTVIKLAILYRNNQFNQDELALMEKFKKKVHQLAMTVVSFHQVEYTFDRNVLSRLLNECREMLHQIIQRHLTAKSHGRVNNVFDHFSDCDFLAALYNPFGNFKPHLQKLCDGVNKMLDEENI, encoded by the coding sequence TGGCCACAGATGTCTTCAATTCCAAAAACCTGGCCGTGCAGGCGCAGAAGAAGATCCTGGGGAAAATGGTGTCCAAATCCATCGCCACTACCCTCATCGATGACACGAGCAGCGAGGTGCTGGATGAGCTCTACCGAGTGACCAAGGAGTACACCCAGAACAAGAAGGAGGCCGAGAAGATCATCAAAAACCTCATCAAGACAGTCATCAAGCTGGCCATTCTTTACCGGAATAACCAGTTCAACCAGGACGAGCTGGCGCTGATGGAGAAGTTCAAGAAGAAGGTCCACCAGCTGGCCATGACTGTGGTCAGCTTCCACCAGGTGGAGTACACCTTTGACCGGAACGTGTTGTCCCGGCTGCTGAATGAGTGCAGAGAAATGCTCCACCAGATCATCCAGCGTCACCTCACGGCCAAGTCGCACGGACGGGTGAATAACGTCTTTGACCATTTTTCAGATTGTGATTTTTTAGCTGCCTTATATAACCCCTTTGGGAATTTTAAGCCCCACTTACAAAAACTCTGCGATGGGGTCAACAAAATGCTGGACGAGGAGAACATCTGA
- the TNFAIP8 gene encoding tumor necrosis factor alpha-induced protein 8 isoform X5, with amino-acid sequence MATDVFNSKNLAVQAQKKILGKMVSKSIATTLIDDTSSEVLDELYRVTKEYTQNKKEAEKIIKNLIKTVIKLAILYRNNQFNQDELALMEKFKKKVHQLAMTVVSFHQVEYTFDRNVLSRLLNECREMLHQIIQRHLTAKSHGRVNNVFDHFSDCDFLAALYNPFGNFKPHLQKLCDGVNKMLDEENI; translated from the coding sequence TGGCCACAGATGTCTTCAATTCCAAAAACCTGGCCGTGCAGGCGCAGAAGAAGATCCTGGGGAAAATGGTGTCCAAATCCATCGCCACTACCCTCATCGATGACACGAGCAGCGAGGTGCTGGATGAGCTCTACCGAGTGACCAAGGAGTACACCCAGAACAAGAAGGAGGCCGAGAAGATCATCAAAAACCTCATCAAGACAGTCATCAAGCTGGCCATTCTTTACCGGAATAACCAGTTCAACCAGGACGAGCTGGCGCTGATGGAGAAGTTCAAGAAGAAGGTCCACCAGCTGGCCATGACTGTGGTCAGCTTCCACCAGGTGGAGTACACCTTTGACCGGAACGTGTTGTCCCGGCTGCTGAATGAGTGCAGAGAAATGCTCCACCAGATCATCCAGCGTCACCTCACGGCCAAGTCGCACGGACGGGTGAATAACGTCTTTGACCATTTTTCAGATTGTGATTTTTTAGCTGCCTTATATAACCCCTTTGGGAATTTTAAGCCCCACTTACAAAAACTCTGCGATGGGGTCAACAAAATGCTGGACGAGGAGAACATCTGA
- the TNFAIP8 gene encoding tumor necrosis factor alpha-induced protein 8 isoform X1 — protein sequence MVSKSIATTLIDDTSSEVLDELYRVTKEYTQNKKEAEKIIKNLIKTVIKLAILYRNNQFNQDELALMEKFKKKVHQLAMTVVSFHQVEYTFDRNVLSRLLNECREMLHQIIQRHLTAKSHGRVNNVFDHFSDCDFLAALYNPFGNFKPHLQKLCDGVNKMLDEENI from the coding sequence ATGGTGTCCAAATCCATCGCCACTACCCTCATCGATGACACGAGCAGCGAGGTGCTGGATGAGCTCTACCGAGTGACCAAGGAGTACACCCAGAACAAGAAGGAGGCCGAGAAGATCATCAAAAACCTCATCAAGACAGTCATCAAGCTGGCCATTCTTTACCGGAATAACCAGTTCAACCAGGACGAGCTGGCGCTGATGGAGAAGTTCAAGAAGAAGGTCCACCAGCTGGCCATGACTGTGGTCAGCTTCCACCAGGTGGAGTACACCTTTGACCGGAACGTGTTGTCCCGGCTGCTGAATGAGTGCAGAGAAATGCTCCACCAGATCATCCAGCGTCACCTCACGGCCAAGTCGCACGGACGGGTGAATAACGTCTTTGACCATTTTTCAGATTGTGATTTTTTAGCTGCCTTATATAACCCCTTTGGGAATTTTAAGCCCCACTTACAAAAACTCTGCGATGGGGTCAACAAAATGCTGGACGAGGAGAACATCTGA